Within the Bombyx mori chromosome 24, ASM3026992v2 genome, the region TGTTTTCCGTTAATTTCGCGAATATCTTTTTGCCGGGCTGCTCGTCCGAATGGTTCCCGATAACGTGGTGCCGAAGCGAGTGCACTTCGGGGTATTTAGCGTCGCAGTAGGAGCAGTAAAACGCGCCGTGGTACCACCGGAAGGGCCACGCGGTCGAGCACTCCAGTATAGTGGTCGCGTTACGTCGCATCATTGTCTTGGCGATGCGACGTTCCGATTCCTCGGGGAGGATGTTGTTCGCGCGTCTTCGCCTTCGCATTTGGCGTGCGGAAACTACTTCCTTTAATTTCCTACCGCGTTTTATCGCGCCTACCTCCGTCcctataaacaaaaacaaaacgtttTACTGACCAACAACCTGTCGCATCGGTTTCGGATTGCGAAAACGGATTTATATTCTGGAATCTAGGATTATTTCGCAGAACAGAAATGGCCACAATATCCTACGTGGCACGGAATAGGATAAGCTCTATCGATAAAATCCAGAAATATCGAATATTTCGCGTcactattgtaaaaaaaaagtcgccGTGGTCCAAAGGGCAAGACGCCCGGCGCGTTCATATCGAGCGAAGCGACTGTgccggttttcgaatcccgcaggcgggtaccgatttttctaatgaaatagatagtagacaaatgttcacgaattacttccacagtgaaagAATAATAACATCATATTATAATACTCGTAATTAAGCCcgcaataatttttaattataatttgcataaataCTGGTgctagggcgtcttgtgagcccgcacgggtaggcatcaCTGCCTAGCCTATTtacgccgtgaagtagtaatgcctttcggtttgaagggtgggacagccgttgcacTTTAAGAAAAAGGAAACTTAGATCTCTCGTCTCAAGGTCGGTtttgcgttgttgatgtctatggactcagttggtcgtaagctcgtccacccatctaagcaataaaaaaataaaaccataacTCCTGTCAACTACGCCAACTTTTTCTACGGCTACCTATTCTTAGGAGAGGGAATCACCTAGCTCAACCGCCTTTCTCATTTTTTCGAGAATGTTCTGACAGAGAATAACAAATTTCGGAATTAAATCTTATTTCCATTTTACGTTTATCcaccatattattatttcagacGTTTCGGATACTTTACTGTAGGTACTTATGGTCATGTCTGAGACATCAGCGTATTGTGTTAGGTACCATctaatttttataaatgaatttcatATTTGAACttatttttctctacctattttCTGGTAGCCCAAAAGGTTATTGCAGCTACGCTGTGACTggtgagtgagctcacggggttccaCCTGAGAGAAtgtgctaacactgactctagcaagagcagtgcttcgtagaatatactaccggatcgaaatcgcgatccactgagaagatccggcgttaAACTCAGTAGTTTTAAACTACAAATATCCGAATCTTCGTAAATAATTAGCCGGTATTCAAACCGTATAAGTAACTTGAATTATCTAAATCTCgcgaaaacaaaacaataaaaaccctTTATTGTAAAgcaattttataattgaaaatgagcttactataataatactgttaaaGCTAAAGATCACAATAGAATCACTCCATTGGCATTTTGATGGCGGTCACTTGAACCAGATCCATCAGTTCCGGGTGTGCGCTCCTCATATGCGTCAACACGTGACTTCTTTGTTTGAACGTCGTCCCGCACCACTTACAATCGACCTCGTTGTGAGTCTTCAAATGGGAGACCAACGCTCTGTGCCTCCGGAAACATTTCGCACAGAACGGACACTGGATATTCCTTAAGCCGGAATGCCGAACCAAATGCCTCTTTAGTTCGTAGTTCGTTTTGAATTTCCACTCGCAAAACGTGCAACCGAAGTTGTACTGGCGCGGGAAATGAACTGTTTGCATGTGATTCGCTCGTTTGCCGCTCGTTCTGAACGACAAATCGCAATGCGTGCAGCTGTAGCTGTGGACTTTGGTCATGTGGGCCTCGTTTAAATGAGCTATCCTGTCATAGTACCCAACGAATCGCATGCTGCAGTGGGGACACTCGTACCTTGGCCCTTTCGCGTGAGCGGTGGCCTTGTGCGCATCTCTGGCGGCCCTCATATTGAATTGTTTGCCACATTCGGAGCACGGAAACGAACCGCTCAAATGAACTTCAGAGTGCTTTCTCAATCGAGGCGCCGTCATGTACCCTTTGCCGCACGTCGCGCATATATAATGCTGGTAATGCACGTTCATGTGTTCGTAGAGAGTGAGGAACGTATTAAATCTCTCGTCACACAACAGACATTTCCAGTCTTTATCTAAATAGAACGGTAAAATTCCGTCGGGCTGGTTGAAGTTGAAATAAAAACCGTGCTCTTTGACGTGGCTTCGCATTTGTTTGACGTCCGAGAACGCTTCGGTGCAGTAGTTGCACGTCGCCCGAGTCACATCCACGTTAATCATGGGCATCTCGCggaattttctataaatatcCTTGACGTTGTGCTGTTTCGAGCACGCCCTGACGTGCCCCCTCAGTATTTCGCAATCGGTGAAATCGTCTTCGCAATAAGAACACTTGAACTTATTCTTCTTCCAACGAAACGGGCAGAACGACCAACATTCTAATAACGAAGTGGCAttcttttttatgattattcttGATTCGGCCCTCGCGCTTCTTTGGTAACCACTCCTCTTACTGATTGTGATCGACTCATCTTTCTGGGTTAACGATTCGGAATCTTGTATCTCATCGCGTTTtcctaaaaataacaaaaatctcACGTCAATGTTTGCCGTAACTCATGAATTCTTCGTTTTTCATTCTGTAACAGTGGCTTGTTTACGTATTCTTCGAGACAATGGATCAAAGAACATCGACGCTAAAGTACttcgaatataaattttaatcgtgTCATAAGAAGGATCAATGGtggagcaattttttttttaatgtatgagTATTTACTGAATTGGCGTTGTTTAATACAAGAtccataatatataaaaaaaaataagtcgttgtctaaaggataagacttccggtgccttcgtgtctagcgatgcaacggtgttcgaatcccgcaggcgggtaccaatttttctaatgaaatacgtacttcacaaatgttcacgatcgacttccacggtgaaggaataacatcgtgtaataaaaatcaaacccccaaaattataatttgcgtaattactggtggtaggacctcttctgagtctgcacgggtaggtaccacccccctgtctatttcagccgtgaagcagtaacgcgtttcggtttgaagcagtTTCGGGCAGCtattgttactatacttgagaccttagaacttatatctcaaggtgggtggcgcatttacgttgtagatgtatatatgggctccagtaaccacttaacaccagggggctgtgagctcctccaccagTCTacgccacaaaaaaaaaatacgttttttttaattgtttttttttatgttaattatttaattttaggcgATGCTACACCACAAACGTGTAGTTATTTAAATGcggagacatttaaatggtgtttagttgtaaggttagtttttatatttttaaattcacggTTTatcttccaaataaaataaaatcgaagCGACTTTTCCGCCATGTGAGATTTTCAAAGGCTCCGATTcagattcaaataaaatacttagtTATAAAGACACCGATACCTTTAGACGAATCAATGGAAGAAGAAATAAGAAAGTCGTTTGCAATCGCctataattttaattctatattattattatatattaaaatgtacAATAATTTAACATACCACTACTTGAAATCACATTCATTCAATTTACTAGTACACCAGTTTTTTTTACAACAGAATCAATAAGTTacgaaatacttttttttagaattaataCTTCAtatcatttacaaaaagtgtgcAAGAGAAACACAACCGGAAGCCAAAATACAGAAAACGTTAGTTTAacttatggagggtagaggtaaagaAACCGTCTCATATCCTataagcttgaaaaagtgtcccactttcagcactaaataacagttcaaaaatcctccagaatggcgctgacataggcacagggtatgatatgaattgagcagttattaactgattgaagtatgctgagttaggaaatttaatatatttaatgactagagtggttagtgacagtgtaatatacaagacctcacatgtttacgtagtccaaactaatttcgttatattgacaaaaaatttttgctgtggtaaaacgtggagacatcgaatgcattttcttatcagctttaaataaaatactttttgtgattttctagtgcttacagttctttcgtccttttttatttctctatcttattctaataactttcagcgcctttttttaaatttacccggttgctactgtagcgccacccttatctAGCacattttaacggacactttttcacacacacagacggttctccttacctctaccctccatagttttaCTATATCTCCGACTCTGCTATGACCTTGTACGTGCGTAGGcgtcatatttttatatatgtaataactagctgtacccgtccgcttcgctaggcatttaaaattaacattattatttctcatacCCACTAAAATTCTCCTCATTATCGCCCCCGCAACCggtatagggagtccaacaatcatataaatattagcctatccattaaatacatgtatttttctacatggataccaagttttaagtcaatcggatgcatggttcagaagttataacggaacatccgtaaaaaccactagatttacatactagtatagatatagatgtgtacataatgtaaaaaatacgcTCGTTCAAGTTTCCACAGAAGCTGTCATCGAGAAAATAGAGAATTAGAAATAGAAATGTAATAAAACGCTACACTTAAGAAATTACGGGTGCCAGCAATCTAAGGCCTAGGCCGCACTACGGTGAAACCGTAGCGG harbors:
- the LOC134198656 gene encoding zinc finger protein draculin-like isoform X6, with product MADKTSEWRPGPTVCRCCLAEGCYKDISTEYFWMGKREVYAEMLAETFSVSIAYSKSGGPNSNSRLICEPCISRLRDASDFKKQVQECEKTFMQYLDPGSSSTTLESEVQTSSTDKRVKVEQVKIERQFSDDEFDSRDFGDDDDDDDMDQPLTTFASKEPKKETVNLMELLASPQLSVKRKAPAQTKTVSVKKVKVIKKDARGKPTTSKAAQKNEDKKKKGKRDEIQDSESLTQKDESITISKRSGYQRSARAESRIIIKKNATSLLECWSFCPFRWKKNKFKCSYCEDDFTDCEILRGHVRACSKQHNVKDIYRKFREMPMINVDVTRATCNYCTEAFSDVKQMRSHVKEHGFYFNFNQPDGILPFYLDKDWKCLLCDERFNTFLTLYEHMNVHYQHYICATCGKGYMTAPRLRKHSEVHLSGSFPCSECGKQFNMRAARDAHKATAHAKGPRYECPHCSMRFVGYYDRIAHLNEAHMTKVHSYSCTHCDLSFRTSGKRANHMQTVHFPRQYNFGCTFCEWKFKTNYELKRHLVRHSGLRNIQCPFCAKCFRRHRALVSHLKTHNEVDCKWCGTTFKQRSHVLTHMRSAHPELMDLVQVTAIKMPME